Proteins from one Pyrobaculum neutrophilum V24Sta genomic window:
- the fni gene encoding type 2 isopentenyl-diphosphate Delta-isomerase — translation MEIDRRKNDHIYLASSEISQVGSPWFDEVILIHNALPELDLSEVDTTAKFLGAEVKAPFGIGAMTGGTELAGKINAELAKAAEAFGIPIYVGSQRIALVKPEVRWTFEVVKKNAPTVPKVANLGAPQLVELDEVKLAEWVSQAVDMVDAHAVAIHLNAAQEAVQPEGEPRFRGVLEKIKVVKRAAGRPLIVKEVGNGISREVAARLAGVADAIDVGGYGGTSFIAIEGARAAGAGAQLRRRIAETFKLWGIPTAASICEAKSGYGGYIIASGGIRSGLDGVKALALGASFFTMSQPLLKAALEGRLKEEIETVVAEVKTAMFLIGARTVKDIASAPRVYGPRLRSWLEQRGLTC, via the coding sequence ATGGAGATTGACAGGCGGAAAAACGACCACATTTATCTGGCGAGCTCCGAGATTTCTCAAGTGGGCTCCCCCTGGTTCGACGAGGTAATCCTAATCCACAACGCCCTGCCCGAGCTAGATCTGTCGGAGGTAGACACCACTGCCAAGTTCCTGGGGGCCGAGGTCAAGGCGCCGTTTGGAATCGGCGCTATGACCGGCGGGACTGAGCTAGCTGGGAAGATAAACGCGGAGTTGGCCAAAGCCGCCGAGGCGTTTGGGATCCCGATATACGTCGGCTCCCAGAGGATCGCGTTGGTTAAGCCAGAGGTGCGCTGGACCTTCGAGGTTGTTAAGAAGAACGCCCCAACTGTGCCGAAGGTGGCGAACTTGGGGGCGCCCCAGCTTGTGGAACTCGACGAGGTTAAGCTGGCCGAGTGGGTTTCGCAGGCGGTAGACATGGTCGACGCGCACGCGGTGGCTATCCACCTAAACGCCGCCCAGGAGGCTGTCCAGCCGGAGGGCGAGCCCCGCTTCAGGGGGGTGCTGGAGAAGATCAAGGTGGTGAAAAGGGCGGCCGGCAGGCCGCTTATTGTAAAAGAGGTTGGCAACGGCATATCTAGGGAGGTGGCCGCACGCCTCGCGGGGGTTGCGGACGCCATCGACGTGGGGGGCTACGGGGGGACCTCCTTCATAGCGATAGAGGGGGCTAGAGCGGCCGGCGCCGGGGCCCAGCTTCGGCGGAGGATCGCCGAGACGTTTAAGCTGTGGGGGATACCCACCGCGGCTTCGATATGTGAGGCGAAGTCCGGCTACGGGGGCTACATAATCGCCTCGGGGGGCATCAGAAGCGGGCTCGACGGCGTGAAGGCGTTGGCGCTAGGCGCCAGCTTCTTCACCATGTCGCAACCTCTTCTAAAGGCGGCTCTGGAGGGGAGGCTGAAGGAGGAGATAGAGACCGTCGTAGCCGAGGTGAAGACGGCCATGTTTCTCATAGGCGCTAGGACTGTCAAAGATATCGCGTCGGCGCCTCGGGTCTACGGCCCGCGTCTGAGAAGCTGGCTGGAGCAGAGGGGGCTCACTTGTTAA
- a CDS encoding 50S ribosomal protein L2, with translation MGKRILVQRRGRGGSQFRSPSWRREGPVRYPPLGTAGRGYVVDIIHVPGLNAPVAKIRLENGLEFLNYAAEGLYVGQEIEIGEAASPKTGNVVVLGKAPEGTMVFNVEKRPGDGGKFARSGGTYAVVVGQKPEENKTIVRLPSGRTMEVDARGRATVGLVAGGGRIEKPMVKAGKKYYRARAKAWKYPLVRGKAMSPYAHPHGGGSHQKGGTPVSKTAPPGQKVGFIGSRCTGRGCVRARAQQKQ, from the coding sequence ATGGGCAAGAGGATACTTGTGCAGAGGAGGGGCAGAGGAGGCTCTCAGTTTAGGTCGCCGAGTTGGAGGAGGGAGGGCCCCGTTAGGTACCCGCCGCTCGGCACAGCCGGCAGAGGCTACGTCGTTGACATAATCCACGTGCCCGGCCTCAACGCGCCTGTGGCCAAGATACGTCTCGAAAACGGCTTGGAGTTTCTGAACTACGCCGCCGAGGGTCTGTACGTAGGGCAGGAGATCGAAATAGGCGAGGCGGCGTCTCCCAAGACCGGCAACGTGGTGGTTCTCGGGAAGGCGCCGGAGGGCACCATGGTTTTCAACGTCGAGAAGAGGCCCGGCGATGGGGGGAAGTTCGCGAGGTCTGGGGGCACCTACGCGGTGGTCGTGGGGCAGAAGCCCGAGGAGAACAAGACCATCGTTAGGCTGCCCAGCGGTAGAACGATGGAGGTGGACGCCAGGGGGAGGGCGACGGTGGGCCTTGTGGCAGGCGGCGGCAGAATAGAAAAGCCCATGGTTAAGGCTGGGAAGAAGTACTACAGAGCGAGGGCAAAGGCGTGGAAGTACCCCTTAGTCAGAGGCAAAGCCATGTCTCCATATGCCCACCCACACGGCGGCGGATCGCACCAGAAGGGCGGCACGCCTGTGTCGAAGACGGCGCCTCCCGGCCAGAAGGTGGGCTTCATCGGCTCCAGGTGTACAGGCCGCGGCTGTGTGAGAGCTAGGGCGCAACAGAAGCAGTAA
- a CDS encoding 30S ribosomal protein S17e codes for MGRVRPRYIKSLGDKLLEMYPDRFTDSFEENKKAVAQLADIPSKRVRNRVAGYITRLVKRRKAQEKAEAAA; via the coding sequence ATGGGTCGCGTTAGGCCCAGATACATTAAGTCCCTCGGCGACAAGCTCCTCGAGATGTACCCAGACAGGTTCACAGACAGCTTTGAGGAGAACAAGAAGGCCGTGGCGCAGCTGGCAGATATACCGAGCAAAAGAGTTAGAAACAGGGTAGCCGGCTACATAACGAGGCTGGTGAAAAGGCGCAAAGCCCAGGAAAAAGCTGAGGCAGCGGCGTAA
- a CDS encoding peptidylprolyl isomerase has product MPLAKGDYILLDYTVVVKDENKVVETTQESVAKEAGIYKPEEIYGPRLVILGETPLWEPVEAALLKADEGQDFEVEVPPEKAYGVRDPGKVKVVSIRDFHRHGIVPSVGDVVDFEGQRARVVSISGGRVVLDFNHPLAGKTFIVRGRVAKKLTSVEEKAVALLRLYLPRVPEEKMKASLEGGVLAVSLPAEVLLYERIGGVLLQYASEVSAKFSDVKKVRFIEEVELKS; this is encoded by the coding sequence ATGCCGCTCGCGAAGGGAGACTACATACTCCTTGACTACACGGTTGTTGTAAAAGACGAGAACAAGGTCGTCGAGACAACTCAGGAGTCTGTGGCGAAGGAGGCGGGCATATACAAGCCCGAGGAGATCTACGGCCCCCGTCTGGTTATCCTAGGCGAGACCCCTCTCTGGGAGCCCGTAGAAGCCGCGTTGTTGAAGGCCGACGAGGGACAAGACTTCGAGGTAGAGGTGCCGCCGGAGAAGGCGTATGGGGTAAGAGATCCGGGGAAGGTGAAGGTGGTCTCCATTAGGGACTTCCACCGCCACGGCATTGTCCCAAGCGTCGGCGACGTGGTCGACTTCGAAGGACAGCGCGCCAGAGTTGTCTCCATCTCCGGCGGACGGGTGGTGCTGGACTTCAACCACCCGCTGGCGGGCAAGACCTTTATCGTGAGGGGGAGGGTGGCCAAGAAGCTCACGTCTGTCGAGGAGAAGGCTGTGGCGTTGCTCCGGCTGTACCTCCCCAGGGTGCCGGAGGAGAAGATGAAGGCCTCTCTAGAGGGCGGGGTACTCGCCGTCTCGCTACCCGCCGAGGTGTTGCTCTACGAGCGGATAGGCGGCGTCCTCCTACAGTACGCCTCCGAGGTCTCCGCAAAGTTTTCAGACGTGAAGAAGGTGCGGTTTATCGAGGAGGTGGAGCTCAAGAGCTAG
- a CDS encoding proteasome subunit beta, whose product MTTTVGIAVREGVVLATDKRVTAGYYIAHKQGEKIWKIDDHVAATMSGGVADLQSVLSFLTLRAREYKMEYKRPIPIRALVNYVSLILFYSRPYIYIVHSIIGGVDDEEGAVLYMADWLGTVTKERYIATGSGSPYAKGALEVGYREDMSLEDAVDLAIKAVKAAIRNDPGSGEGIDVVVITKREGFRRVFTAQQKIVLAE is encoded by the coding sequence ATGACCACCACCGTAGGCATCGCCGTTAGAGAGGGCGTCGTCCTCGCCACAGATAAACGGGTAACGGCCGGCTACTACATAGCGCATAAGCAGGGGGAGAAGATATGGAAGATAGACGACCACGTGGCCGCCACGATGTCGGGAGGGGTGGCCGATCTACAGTCTGTGCTCTCCTTCCTCACCCTGCGGGCGCGTGAGTACAAGATGGAGTACAAGAGGCCTATCCCAATACGCGCTCTGGTGAACTACGTCTCGCTGATCCTCTTCTACTCCAGGCCCTACATATACATAGTACACTCAATAATAGGCGGCGTTGACGATGAGGAGGGGGCTGTCCTATACATGGCCGACTGGCTCGGCACCGTGACCAAGGAGAGGTACATAGCTACGGGCAGCGGATCGCCCTACGCCAAAGGCGCACTGGAGGTGGGCTACAGAGAGGATATGTCTCTAGAAGACGCCGTGGATCTCGCCATAAAGGCGGTGAAGGCCGCGATTAGAAACGACCCAGGCTCCGGCGAGGGGATAGACGTAGTGGTTATCACCAAGAGGGAGGGCTTTAGACGCGTGTTTACGGCACAGCAGAAGATCGTCTTAGCCGAGTAG